The DNA region TCtatgcacatttgcaagaacatttttgatCAAGTACAGACATATCGTACTTGttgttctcaaatccagatcctcctAATCTTTatcgctcattttagatctgctcctttcaccagtcacactagtaccaatgctgacttcaggtgttggtctgcccttcaatgACTTGTGTAATcttgattgaatcaagacatccttgacttgtacttgccacaagccaaaattgattctcccatcaaacttctccacctcaaatctagCAAGATTTGAAGGCATACTTCCTGatattgctttgatgaatttactttaaaaataaatagtacctcactaaatCAGTTCCcaagaaagattggagggttacaatggacacacttaaaattttcaatctcctaaACAAAACCTcattagactgtacgtatccacactaccataCCAAAGTTCCATCCCACAAAAAAAATCTAGCGactctgatactaattgttgagaatttggacctcccaaattcacctcctaggatctaccatttgcaggaataacaaaaaaataaaaaaataatactaacatAAGATATTTACgtgaaaactccaaaacaggagaaaaaatcactaaactcagagaagaaaatctactatgtgaaaaattattacaatcacacaatttttctcctcaccccaaacacacccacaaagctttccccactagtaaaactttaactcacacctcttcccattttacaaaaatagataacagagaaatttaactagagtcaaaaaTTATTAGCTAAacatttgactggtgcacttaaactaaaaggctaagcctcttatttataacttggCGCAATGCTTCTTTGTTTACATCCCACCGGTGGGACTAAAAAGGAGCAATTAGTCAACATTAGGGAAGGTAATAAAGCATTTTGTTggtttactatatatataaaaatttgagacaGTCATGTACATGCATAACATGGTTTGTGATAATATAATACTCATCGTTGGACCAAACAAAGTGTATTAGTACAGAATTGGAGGATTACTATGATAAAATCCCACATCTAGACTGATATGTGTTGATTGGGATAAACCAAATTCAAGAGGTTCTTCTTGGACTTGGATAACCAGAAACCATGAGAAGAGAATTACAGGATCTCTCGTGATTACTGTAATCACATGAGTTGGACCCATGTTATTGCTGACTAagagctgaaaaaaaaaaattatccaagaCATGCAATGAGTAATGAGATATAGTTATTTGTTGTGCAAGTATATCACGCattcatttaagaaaaaaaaaaaaagtgggatttattattaaaaaattaatttttaatgtaagtctcatatttatttactttttttaatataagtgcGTGGCGCTTGTACACTCTatgactacaaatattatttttcaaaaatacatGTGACATTAAATAATGAGCAAAAAAgtaaaaccaataaaaaaagaaactttCCAAATATTTGATGCCACATCACAAGATCAACAATTAAAGGATGATGATAACTAAATTGGGTGGTGGAGTGTTCTGAGAAGActccactactatttattattttatcgtTATTGTATgtctattttttactattttgtactactattcattattatttaataatttatcattactctttattaatatttacagaATATCTGAGATCACCTTACTACCAAACGCAACTAAGAGTAGAATAAACAAAACATTACTCAATCGTCAATCTTAAACATGATATCATAGTATAATCATTTAGGGAATTGATGGAAATTAACTTACCGTATCTACGGTTTAGATATCTGGAAATGCCAGCTTGAGTTACTCCAACAACTACATCATTGACAGTCTACAAAATACATCCACACCaaaattaaaagggaaaaagCTTCATGATTGTATAAAGCAAGTGAATAGACAAATGCCCATCAACTAAGCATCATGTACTTGAAGCAATCTTACAACAGAATGGCTTATAATAATAGCCTTTCCATGGTTTTGGAGAGACATGGGGTGGTCCTTTCTTTGTGATAGAATATCGTAAATGATTTCAAATGCcaattaaatttttccattCAAACTCTTATAGGTTTATATAGAAACATATATACAAGTCATGCTACCGGACCATCTAAAACATACTGCTCAAATGGCCATTGTGACATGGCACCACCACATACGTAGTGCTacttgatttattataaaacagaaaaaaaaattttaaaaataaaaaaaaaaattcaaaacaaagaagtatccaaaaaaatcaaaaagaatTGAAATTTAGATTCTCTTTATcccttttatgtttgtatttttttaatatatcacgTGGCACCACGTAGTGATGCCATGTCATCTATAGGAGCAAtaaggttcatatatatatatggcttggTAGCATTATTGTATATACATAGAAATTATGAAAGTATTATCTAAATTGAAGTAATAAAAGTTATAAtttcatttaagaaaataaaaaattaatcaagtATCGATCTCATAAATAGATTCTGACTTAGTCAACAACAATGAGCAATCATTTATGACTAAATTATTCATATTGGATGGTGCTAAAATATGATTTGGATTTAAGACATAAGAGTTGCTCACACGTTAGCCAGAAGCTGTCAAGTATTTTTGTTGAAATTCCAAGTAGAAGCAAGATTTGTTGAATGTAATATtggaccaaaaaataaaatgaagaatcaTGTAACGGGTTGGCTATTATGGCCAAGGAGACGTATGGACCCTACATGGCCATGGCCAGTCAACTTTAGCTAGCAGTACTATTCACGGACTattctataaatttttaatgacaCAAAAGtcaatctttttatataaaagttatttaaattggaaaatatcttatatTTAAATCAGAATAGACTATTCTTGCTTATTTTACCAAAATaccattttaaataatttaataaaataatatttaataatacaaaacaaaaataatttcagcTAGATATTTAAGtgaaaaaacacttaaaataagAAACTATCACATCTTAAATgagtaaatgaaaataatactgtcataaaaatttaaaatctataaTTGTCAGAGAAATACggatttcaaaaaataagatcATGGGAAAATGTTGCCAAGTCCACGttccaaaaaaattttaaaatttttatataaaatataataaataatttaatttttttaaattttaaaataaaattaatattaaaaatttatattataacaataaaaattaaattatattttaaaataatttaataaaatatttcaactcatcttaatTGTTTAATGAAAAGAGACTTAAAAACTTCTGTTTATCGGTAAGCCCCAAAAAAAGGGAGGacttaatttgaaaaattaaaaaaaggtttCCATGGTCCCACTACTCCATTCCAAAGCAAATTGGCATGAAATTCTGTCCCATTCGGGTGACAATTGATCGAGCTGGGACCATTCATTTGTTAATTAGCTTGAATGACGAAAGTATATTTAgactctaattaaattaaataaattaattaattaacctgaataaataaataaaataggttGTTGTGAATCGGCGTACATACCATGTTCATTGCATTCTTCACGAGCTTTATGTCGTCCAAACTGACCGTCCGATGTACGAATTTCTTGATGTTCAGCTCAACCCCAGGTTCACCTTTGATTGGAGTTTTCATGtcttttagaaataaaatagtcGCCGCAAACAATAAGAGATCCACCACAGTGTTCCAAATCAACCTTAAAAACAACCAAAATGCTAGAAGGAACCACCAAAACCCGTTCGAATTAGTTGAACTTGCACGGTTTTTGGCTGGAATAGTAGGCAATGCTTCTGGGTCCGAGGTTTTTCTCGTGCAAGCTAGGAGAAGAGATATTAGAGATGCACCGTCTCCCATTGAGTGGTGGATCCTAAAAATCCCAACAGCCTCTGCATCTGAGGTTTTGATGTTGAGAAGGTGGAGTTCCCATAATGGTTTGGAGAGGTCTAAGGGAGTTCTTGTAACATTTGACACATAGTCTTCAACAAATCTGTCTGGAAAATCTATGTTGGGATCCAATTCAGGAACAATAACATGATCCTCCAGATTTACTTTCGTCTGActccattttttccttttgtagTACTTGTTTCCATCGACGACCTTTTGTTTTACAAGAAATGGAAAACGTGTGTTAAAATCTATAAATCTTACATGTGGCAACTACTATTATTGAaccttattcaaaaaaaaataaaactattatcgAACcccctcttctttcttttatatattttcaggggaatttgaatatatataaaaaaataaataaataattaaaaattaaaaagaagggcttttttcttttgaataaaaaccaatgcaaatGGCACATCTTGATTTCAGGCATGCTTTGAGCATTAATTGTGACACTATAATCAAATGGATTTAGGTTGTGGCTGTTACCCAAGGCTGATGTGGAAACCAGTCTGAGCCTGGCAGTACTACCCCGGACTGTCAGGGACAGAAAAAATTCTTTTGGTGTTACACTTGAAAAGGGGAGTGTTTCTCGGTTTCAGTATCAGTGAAGTTTTTGTGAGAATCAAAGTAATAAACTGTCGGGGCTCATGCCAATCTCATGGTGGGATGTGCAGGGGTACCCAAAATGCCACTTGCCCTGAAAGTACCtacctttatttttttgtggccCCATTACCTTATTATTAATTtggctttctttttcgtttcctTTATACTCCAGAAACTAAAAAACTTTTGATTTGGTTGCAACCAAAGTGGACTGTTCAAAACAGATTGACATTAGTCATTGGTGGAGGATTTCCAGCTCAATGGGAGTGAGAGGTATCAAAGTTTTGATTGGATGGTGGAAACTTTGGTGATGTTCAATTGGGCTAAATTGGCCACAAAATATTTGAGAAAGGCATTGCTTTTATGGTATTCAAGAAAACTAAACCATGGTTTTTGACCAAGTCCcaccagagagagagacagataataaaataaaataaaaaagcagaGGAACCcagcaaagaagaagatgagaatatAGAAGAAATACGATACTTTTCTTACCAGCTTGCTGGAGAATCTAGGATGTTTGAGCAAAGTATCTTCCAAACCAGCTTTAACAACGTTTGGATTGATTGGTGTCTTGGAACCGATGATGGCTATGATATAACAGTTGAAGCGTGGCGCATGAAACAACCGAGCTGCTGGACTTAGCGCCACCTCATGATTGCTTGATGATGCCTTGCCATCGCCCATCAGCATCATCTTGCTTCTCCaattccctccctctctcttcttTGTGGAGGaggattttgtttttgttttcgtttCAAAAAACCCTCGAAAACTGTCCGTCTTCTCCTGCTCAGACCTCAGTAGTCGGTATTCATGGGGGCTTGAATTCGTCTAGATAGCGAGTAGAGTCAAAGTAATACGGCTCGTTGCCAGAGGGTAAATGGCTAACTGCCTGCTTTTGAATAAAGAGATGTCTGGAGCTACCACTTGTAAAACGCATGTGGAGCTCAGCTGTGttattaatgaataataataattcataaatagtaataaattaagatgataaAGTGAGATATATAgaatttatctaaaataaatttaagtatatttaaatattaagatgaatttgatattatttataaaaaattaaaaaagattatgaatTCTACATATAAAGAGatgttgagataaaaaaaattgtgtcatatgtataaaaatattttaaattaaaataagtttagtaatttgataattatgtatttaaatattagatataatttaaaattaaattaaattgaattaatGTCGATACAGTCCAACAATTAAACTAACCATTAACCGACCAAACTAACTATTAACCTTCCTAAAACATATAAGAGCATTGGGAATAGAGCCCAATTCTAAAATTGGGCTAAAAATTGAAGTTTTggctaaaattaaaataattgaaaatattaatttacatttgactatttatcttaaaattaaaataaagaaaatgcttGAGATCCTGCTTGGAGCTCCtgctccttcttcttcttcttttttttttttttttttttttttacttagtgattaagaaagtgttgtttaataatattataaattttttacttttttaaaataatattttagagtgttaaaaaaatgatgtaaaaaatactaaaaaaacacTAGCCGGATCTCAAGTATTgtccttaaaataataatataatattatgtattttaataataacttttttagtatcttttataatttttttttcagtttagaTTCAAAGCTGCTAGTATCTTaccaataagaaaataaataaattcttctgtGTCTTCTCCTCTCTTCCTCCAGTTCCTTTTAATGTAAAGGATTCTATggtctaaataaaaataaaagattataacTGTAAAGTGAAAATACTATTGGTTACATGGCAATAACTCGGTTATATTTTGATctcaacaaaatgaaattgagaaATAAGAAAGCAAGGGAAAGGGAACTGCTCCGTTGGTGAttttttctcaataaaatatgtatttgatTGGAGAACATTAACTCGCTTACTATGACTTTACGATTGGATTTACAGTAGTTCAAACTTCAAAGTCTCCCTTAACACATTTTTAGTTAgtccaacaaataaaatttaacttaattttaaatttcgttGATATTTAACTAATTCAATACCAGTACTCTTAGAGAGTTAATGTATGCAGTTTCAAGAGTTTGGTATCCCCAACTTTGATCACTTGACAGCAAGCTAGCCTAATTTGACAGTTTGGTATCACTTAACTGAGTGCTTGCCCATCGTTGcgatataaataaagaaaatgatggtGATGTAACCCTATTTACAAtcttttacataattattttttaaatcataaatatttttataaaataatatcactttaaataaatactcttattttaaaacattattgtataaatagttataaaaaacttatatatataattactctaTAAATAATGGTGACAAAATTCccaattttacttatttaatCTTCTGTGATACGGAACAAAAATGGCCGATTAGTTACTCTTTTATACGTTACATTTACATAACTTCAACTTTATATTTTACACGTTGAGACgatatgattttatttgtaagattcagattttaagattttttttaaaattaaatattttattagatgtgTTAtccatgttaatttataaatagatttttttcaaataaattagatTAATTTGGCAATCacgagaaaaaataaaataaaaaactcctGTGCAGAAATTAATGAAAGAACGTGATTGGGTTGACCTAGATTTTGTTTATGATCCACACCCTTTTCGGTGTACAATATTATTTGATGGCAGCCAATATCActttcatatattatttttttaattatatttcttttaatttccaTTTAGTGTAAATTAAAGTCAATAAAAGCTTGATTTGTTTAGTATAAActatgatttattaattatttgcaCGTGTGTGGGGGCACACGTAGGTAACCCACATGGCCATGTGAGACGCATGTAGCATACAAAATTCAATAATAATTGAATTCTTGTTTCAAAAAATCATTGAGCACCACGTTTTTAGTcaaatgctagctagctagttatagacagatatttaaaaggaaaaagaaattagttacaagtataattacgtattaatatgtacactaatttaatatgattggtaaaaaaatagattttattaaaaacagtactaattaaaattttaaatataaaaaaatggtaTGGGATTTTGTTTGTACATAGTAAAATTCATTTGAAAGTTGCATTTTCCTCCTCCCttttttatgacttttatttttatttctaattttatttttatttttatttttttatgaatgattcattgattctatatatatttataatcattacaagacttttctttcaaaataaagtGATAGAcccaagtaattttttttataagttttacttaaatacaattagcatttctcttttaacATGTGATGATTATGTCATTCCCTTCGCCGggtggatttttatttttctacaaaaaaaaaaaaggtgattgTGCATGGGTGGAGTATGGGGAAGGAGTTTGTCTTTGTCCCAGCCCACAATTAGGCCCATTTTGAACAATACAATGTGGATCAGTAGACAAGATAAGCCCATTAGCCTTGCTTCATTGTGAAGGGCCACTACCCAGCACTTACAACCTTTTGCTGGACATTTGTCGATAGCGTGGGCTTGCAAGATACCTGGGCTCTTTTTTCGAACTCAATACTCATGCACCAATAGTACTTGATGGACATCAGCTAATAATGAATGAAATTAAAAAGGGCTAAATGTAAAATCTAATTTCTGAAATTTTTGCTTTGGTTCTTctggaaaataaaaagaaaaccgaATAGAAAGATGAGCACAACTGAAAATACATTCAGTCTGTTTTTggttagtaaaataatttaccAGAAGTAGCCAATCTGTTTATATGATTAGTTTTGTCAAATTTTAACGCAGTAAGTTGAGTAAAGACATTTGTAGCATAAACCAAGTAGCCCATAGATGAAGTTGTCACCATATGATCTtaaataatgctatatacagtaatttttgtatactttttgtgcaatctattaatgtgattaactacatcaattttttttaatacgcaataaatcatattagtataatgcataaaaaagtatgcaaaaataattacatatagaTTTTTTGTAAGATTTTAATTAGGACACCCCACAACTAGTAATTTTAGGGCAATTCCATTTAACCAAAAAAGTTTGGCAACCTTGAATTGAGTTTTGAAATAGCTCGTGAAGTGAATCCAATTAAGATATATGTGAAATCACCGCTTGTTTTTAAACTTTTGGAAagtgtagattttattatttattttatatctttgttgcccagatgactaacacaagaggggggggtgaattaagttgtattaaaaaaataacaattataaatcaaatatataatataaaatataaacaaaatatgaaataacaataaatataaatagtaagggtaagagagaagtaaactcagtatgttaacgaggttcggccccactgcctacgtcctcgcctcaagctaccccttgaagatttccaaattcactattcaacccccttcaggtggagatagaaacctattacacctttgaacaacaccgctacaaaggatccgtgtagaacatcctctacacttgcaatcaccttacacgtggtgattcaactattccccgtgtagaatactttttacacgcacaagggttatacacaccatttttctgatataagagctgatagtgggtaggttatcagaaaacactcctcaatgagtgaaataagaacaatacagcgcaaaatatatctctcaaaatgaataaggattaaggctcaatgtttagagaagagagaatgaaagctttgaatgaatgttgtatgctcttggtgttgtgaatgtgaagctctcaaatgatctatttataggcatacgagacttcatattcaaatttaaaaagataacatcattcattttttcaaaaaaatcaaacctaatcttttacttttggcatatgacaaaaggagcacactttccttttcgaaaaattcaaacctaatcttttactttttgcatatgacaaaaggagcacactttccttttcaaaaaaattcaaacctaattttttactttttgtatatgacaaaaggagcacactttacttttcaaaaaaatcaaacaaaatcatctaccttttgtataagtctaaacaagtatcaatcatttttgaaaatattcaaataaaatatgcacatgtgaaaaatgacaatcaatcatctttaatattttcaaagtttaaccatttaatcaaggcatgcacatgtaaaagatgacaatcaattatctttaatattttcaaagttcaaccttttaatcaaggcatgcacatgtaaaagatgacaatcaatcatctttcaaaattttcaaatttaattttcaaaaatattcatgcacatgtggaaaatgtattttaatgctttatgataaaatattaattttgagcattaatcttaatttcaaattttaagagatttacaacattactttatgactttaatgtgaacttgtttccttcttactcatgcttggttctttaatgtgcttgacttcattgtgtggacaacttgagcttgaaactcctttattctttgaattcatttgttatcatcaaaatccatgtgtagatttataatcacatgaaacttgaaacattgggttcaacaatctcctcctttttgatgatgacaaatacttgatagaacttgaaatctgtattaatacttaagcttcccctgaaaatatgcattaatttttcaagcaaaagtataaatataattccaagcatatataacaagtttagcaatttaaacaatgttaatgttctagtctaaaacttctccctcttttggcatcattaaaaaggatcggcagcaagtaaatggattgaagaaaatgatgcgtttaatagtcactttagatagttgaaaaaggagtcgtccgtgacccgacaaatgctgcaaagtctcaaggcctaactctatgaatttagtgcggctggagatttaaacaatcgcctgatgttgttgacaaatgtGATTAAAGgttctgagtttctataaaaaaaaatgagcattttcatctattggatgccaaaaaaatacatcgctttttaacctgagttctgtttttccacaacgatagaatggctgagcaattctcttctacaaatgttccagacttgaatcaggaactcttgacgcatcaatcatcaatcttctctcctgaggtcgtcaataccatgataggagcagagaaccatttttctagtaaggctgattctgagattattgtagaatcaagaatgctcagtagtcaatatgctacctctgttacgatcatgtctcagAAGTTAATGGCGAGAGTGAGTGAGATTGAgtatcttaacatgcaaatatctgagttacgacagaaggttgctaataaggatagtgagaataaaaggctaaagcaagaaaaccaagagttgaaaaaatttacagattggtatgctcatgatctgcaaccacgaatagaggagctggaacgagaaagggttcagatacaggGTCAACATCGgtagataacagcagaggttcatcgtttactagaaaaataggaacaatctactgttaatctcgctggcttagtaagaaaacttttgacaatgtgtgtccagcatatcttatatttcttttgactaaataagatttgaaaagacaatagtttgtcttattctttatggtatctctataaaatcagtcctgaagttcatcaaatccacatcaagttttcttctcatctctataactcatctgcattccttcaacattctcgttttaagccttctattcttttctcaatggctcattcttctaacatttctctaaatccatccatgaggtattccgCAACTCAACCTCTTGTTCTTTCTGTAATTGCCATTGGTGCTATGTTgtagtaagaaaataataatctgactaataagttagattctgatgctatctatgacttggtgagtcttgggactcgctactcttcctctattgttgctttttcccagcggctacaagccaaaaatcatgaagttgaaaagctcaaagaacaaattgttgtacttcaacgaattgttcaagagtctcacacaagagaaggaatcattcggcaaaagaataaacagttgaaatctttattagattcttcattccgcttgccagttcccatggataagaatgacatgatattgtatgaagagaatgagcgtctcaaacatgaggctaagaatctcaagtttatgtaaaagtatttaaaaaatttatctatatttttattgactctggtctatcttttaagagatatttatagcatgcgtcatacctatttctcttctgatcatacataatctatcttctggtaaaggttttgtaaaaatatctactaactgatcgtatgtgtttgtgaactctagtattatatcgcctttttgcacatgatctcgaagaaaatgatatcttatttcaatatgcttagttctagaatgttgtattgggttttttgaaagatttataacacttgtattatcacatttaattggaatgtgattatacatgagtttaaaatcttcaagttgttgcttcatgtagagaacttgaacACAACAACTATtagcagcaacatattctgcctcagcagtagatagtgcaacaaaattttattttttactaaaccagaaaGCTAGTGCAtaacctaagaaatggcatgctccactagtgctttttcgatctattttacagccagcataatctgcatctgtgtagctgattagatcgaaagatatgttcttagggtaccataaccctaggttaattgtaccactaagatatctaagaatgcgcttaattgtaattaaatgtgattcttttggagataattgaaagcgtgcacataagcacacactaaacataatatctggtctactggctgttaaatataataagttaccaatcatacctcgatatatcttcgagtcaactggcttaccggattcatctttatcaagtttagttgatgggctcattggtgttccaatttccttaacattttccatcccaaacttcttcagtaattccttaatatattttgattgattgatgaatgtctcactttttgcttgcttaatttgtaatccgagaaagaatgtgtgatgacccgcttttgagtgtattttcgctgaaataattatttttattttaattaatattttagttatttattttaatttatttgcattttaaaattgtttttaatttatttgatgttgtgttttattgcctttagttgttttgtggtttttaatctctttttggcggtttagttttgtttcccggaatgaggattagatctcatcttttttcctatatctcttttcctttttccttctttctttttcccttcttttctttttttctttcttttctctttccctctctctttcctgCTCGACCCTCCCCCCcgggcctctctctctctcttctctccctcacgccggaacacctctcacccccgatctaccgccgtccggccaccgtgtggctcaccgccggcaccatcctcttcgtctccctccggcgcaccaccccaccgatttccacccccatccggccggccgtttggccggaaaagctctctaaaggctgcacggattttgctccgatccaccgccgtcgctccacctccggtcaccatttcttca from Carya illinoinensis cultivar Pawnee chromosome 6, C.illinoinensisPawnee_v1, whole genome shotgun sequence includes:
- the LOC122312883 gene encoding wax ester synthase/diacylglycerol acyltransferase 5-like isoform X2, with protein sequence MMLMGDGKASSSNHEVALSPAARLFHAPRFNCYIIAIIGSKTPINPNVVKAGLEDTLLKHPRFSSKLVVDGNKYYKRKKWSQTKVNLEDHVIVPELDPNIDFPDRFVEDYVSNVTRTPLDLSKPLWELHLLNIKTSDAEAVGIFRIHHSMGDGASLISLLLACTRKTSDPEALPTIPAKNRASSTNSNGFWWFLLAFWLFLRLIWNTVVDLLLFAATILFLKDMKTPIKGEPGVELNIKKFVHRTVSLDDIKLVKNAMNMTVNDVVVGVTQAGISRYLNRRYAGEEQKDGRVKKRKTNIPKGTHFRATILVNLRKTVGIQDLADMMAKGSKTKWGNLIGYLLLPFNIALQDDPLEYVRQAKAAIDRKKLSREAICTYSCAELVLRTFGAKVAAAITHRAISNTTMAISGLVGPQEEISFYGQPLAYLAPYVYGHPHALTFHFQSYMNKMTLALSVDPSVIPDPHLLSDDLEESLKLIRDAVVKKGLIKDIV
- the LOC122312883 gene encoding wax ester synthase/diacylglycerol acyltransferase 5-like isoform X1; amino-acid sequence: MMLMGDGKASSSNHEVALSPAARLFHAPRFNCYIIAIIGSKTPINPNVVKAGLEDTLLKHPRFSSKLVVDGNKYYKRKKWSQTKVNLEDHVIVPELDPNIDFPDRFVEDYVSNVTRTPLDLSKPLWELHLLNIKTSDAEAVGIFRIHHSMGDGASLISLLLACTRKTSDPEALPTIPAKNRASSTNSNGFWWFLLAFWLFLRLIWNTVVDLLLFAATILFLKDMKTPIKGEPGVELNIKKFVHRTVSLDDIKLVKNAMNMTVNDVVVGVTQAGISRYLNRRYVHSAGEEQKDGRVKKRKTNIPKGTHFRATILVNLRKTVGIQDLADMMAKGSKTKWGNLIGYLLLPFNIALQDDPLEYVRQAKAAIDRKKLSREAICTYSCAELVLRTFGAKVAAAITHRAISNTTMAISGLVGPQEEISFYGQPLAYLAPYVYGHPHALTFHFQSYMNKMTLALSVDPSVIPDPHLLSDDLEESLKLIRDAVVKKGLIKDIV
- the LOC122312883 gene encoding wax ester synthase/diacylglycerol acyltransferase 5-like isoform X3, coding for MMLMGDGKASSSNHEVALSPAARLFHAPRFNCYIIAIIGSKTPINPNVVKAGLEDTLLKHPRFSSKLVVDGNKYYKRKKWSQTKVNLEDHVIVPELDPNIDFPDRFVEDYVSNVTRTPLDLSKPLWELHLLNIKTSDAEAVGIFRIHHSMGDGASLISLLLACTRKTSDPEALPTIPAKNRASSTNSNGFWWFLLAFWLFLRLIWNTVVDLLLFAATILFLKDMKTPIKGEPGVELNIKKFVHRTVSLDDIKLVKNAMNMTVNDVVVGVTQAGISRYLNRRYGEEQKDGRVKKRKTNIPKGTHFRATILVNLRKTVGIQDLADMMAKGSKTKWGNLIGYLLLPFNIALQDDPLEYVRQAKAAIDRKKLSREAICTYSCAELVLRTFGAKVAAAITHRAISNTTMAISGLVGPQEEISFYGQPLAYLAPYVYGHPHALTFHFQSYMNKMTLALSVDPSVIPDPHLLSDDLEESLKLIRDAVVKKGLIKDIV